A genome region from Zootoca vivipara chromosome 11, rZooViv1.1, whole genome shotgun sequence includes the following:
- the ESM1 gene encoding endothelial cell-specific molecule 1, translating to MNRFLVFTLFLVPTNAGPTWSTKYAVDCPESCNSNECKSLVHCKKLVLDDCGCCRVCAAALGETCYRTVAGMDGVKCGPGLKCQFFSEEDDFGDEFGICKECPYGTYGLECRRTCNCQSGICDRVTGKCLKFSFFQLAASKPPSRRKLIPHAANEMGSGDGNSVKEDFVKEKAINSPITKWLNPR from the exons ATGAATCGTTTTTTGGTCTTCACTCTCTTTTTGGTACCCACAAATGCTGGACCTACTTGGAGTACCAAGTATGCTGTGGACTGCCCTGAGTCCTGCAACAGCAACGAATGCAAAAGCTTGGTGCACTGTAAGAAGCTGGTGTTGGATGACTGCGGCTGCTGCAGGGTCTGTGCTGCAGCCTTGGGAGAGACGTGCTACCGGACCGTCGCAGGGATGGACGGCGTGAAATGCGGCCCCGGATTGAAGTGCCAGTTTTTTTCCGAAGAGGATGATTTTGGTGACGAGTTCGGTATCTGCAAAG AGTGTCCGTACGGTACCTATGGACTGGAGTGCCGGAGAACCTGCAACTGCCAGTCTGGCATATGCGACAGAGTAACTGGGAAATGTCTGAAATTTTCGTTTTTCCAACTGGCTGCATCAAAGCCCCCCAGCAGACGAAAGCTAATTCCACATGCAG CGAATGAAATGGGATCCGGTGACGGCAATTCTGTAAAAGAGGATTTTGTCAAAGAAAAAGCCATTAACTCCCCCATAACGAAATGGCTAAACCCTCGCTGA